One Saccharopolyspora erythraea NRRL 2338 genomic region harbors:
- a CDS encoding FAD-dependent oxidoreductase: MAGGGPGGMLLAYLLARCGVPVTLFEAHRDFDRDFRGDSLHPYTLELLDALGLADTLLELPHFPARYFRFHTPTTTITTTDYGKLRTRFNYVALMPQAQFLDFLAEEASLLPAFTLRLGAKVTGLLHDDNGRIAGVRYRDEHGEHDRPATLVVGADGRFSKVRRLAGLSAHSLGASSDLLWFRLPRRPDDPPEADVDLYFGREHYVGLLGGPSGWQVGYSLPKGGYAAARQAGVDPIRTFVARHVPWLADRIHLLESFSQITLLPVDIARVTTWHRPGLLLLGDAAHVISPVGGNGILMAIQDAVAAANRLVPLLRRGTVTDTDLASVQADREPAIKQVQAQQVAIERRAARALRTGLPMSPPPLLKLLTALPGVRARNARANAYGPQPPQLNTALLDAPGS, from the coding sequence GTGGCCGGAGGCGGACCCGGCGGCATGCTGCTCGCCTACCTCCTGGCCCGCTGCGGCGTCCCGGTCACGCTCTTCGAGGCACACCGCGATTTCGACCGCGACTTCCGGGGCGACTCGCTGCACCCCTACACCCTGGAACTGCTGGACGCTCTCGGGCTGGCCGACACACTGCTGGAGCTACCGCACTTCCCCGCGCGCTACTTCCGCTTCCACACCCCCACCACCACGATCACCACGACCGACTACGGGAAGCTGCGAACCCGGTTCAACTACGTCGCCCTGATGCCCCAAGCCCAATTCCTGGACTTCCTCGCCGAAGAGGCATCACTCCTACCGGCCTTCACACTGCGCTTGGGCGCCAAGGTCACCGGCCTGCTCCACGACGACAACGGCCGGATCGCCGGCGTGCGCTACCGCGACGAGCACGGCGAGCACGACCGCCCGGCGACCCTGGTCGTCGGCGCCGATGGACGGTTCTCGAAGGTACGCCGCCTGGCCGGTCTCTCCGCCCATTCCCTCGGCGCCTCGAGCGACCTGCTGTGGTTCCGCCTGCCCCGGCGCCCCGACGACCCGCCCGAAGCCGATGTCGACCTGTACTTCGGGCGCGAACACTACGTGGGCCTGCTCGGCGGTCCATCGGGCTGGCAGGTCGGCTACTCCCTGCCCAAGGGCGGCTACGCGGCCGCCAGGCAAGCCGGCGTCGACCCGATCCGCACCTTCGTCGCCCGCCACGTGCCCTGGCTGGCCGACCGCATCCACCTGCTGGAGAGCTTCTCGCAGATCACGCTGCTGCCGGTCGACATCGCCCGCGTCACGACGTGGCACCGACCGGGACTGCTGCTGCTCGGCGACGCCGCCCACGTCATCTCACCCGTGGGCGGCAACGGAATCCTCATGGCGATCCAGGACGCCGTAGCCGCCGCGAACCGGCTCGTTCCCCTCTTGCGCCGAGGAACCGTCACCGACACCGACCTGGCCAGCGTGCAGGCCGACCGCGAACCCGCGATCAAACAGGTTCAAGCCCAGCAGGTCGCCATCGAGCGACGCGCGGCCCGTGCCCTCCGCACCGGCCTACCCATGAGCCCACCCCCGCTGCTCAAGCTCCTCACGGCCCTGCCGGGCGTCCGCGCGCGCAACGCACGCGCCAACGCCTACGGCCCGCAGCCACCACAGCTCAACACCGCCCTGCTCGACGCCCCAGGCTCATGA
- a CDS encoding CBS domain-containing protein, which yields MSRPVVTVRDFDSIKKAAGILAEHGFTSLPVVDADSRLLVGIVTEADLIRDAIPPDPRSDTRHETGHRSPVPSAPPPTLVSQIMTRSVHTAGPRTDCAEIAATMLEHNLRSVPVTEDRVVVGIVTRRDLMRDLARDDVLIQIDVRRNLDRYGGFEDWQVSVCDGRVVLTGPVGDPPARDVARALALATPGTRQVEVAAPRPCA from the coding sequence ATGTCACGGCCGGTCGTCACCGTCCGCGACTTCGACTCGATCAAGAAAGCCGCCGGGATACTGGCCGAACACGGCTTCACGTCGCTGCCCGTGGTCGACGCGGACAGCAGGCTGCTCGTCGGCATCGTCACCGAAGCCGACCTGATCCGGGACGCTATTCCCCCGGATCCTCGCAGCGACACCAGGCACGAGACCGGTCACCGCAGCCCCGTGCCCAGTGCACCACCGCCCACCCTCGTATCCCAGATCATGACCAGGTCCGTCCACACCGCGGGCCCCAGGACGGACTGCGCCGAGATCGCCGCCACCATGCTCGAGCACAACCTGCGCAGCGTCCCGGTCACCGAGGACCGAGTGGTCGTGGGCATCGTGACCCGGCGCGACCTCATGCGCGATCTCGCACGCGACGACGTGCTGATCCAGATCGACGTCCGCCGCAACCTCGATCGCTATGGAGGATTCGAGGACTGGCAGGTGTCGGTGTGCGATGGTCGCGTCGTGCTCACGGGTCCGGTCGGCGACCCGCCGGCCCGCGACGTCGCCCGCGCGCTGGCATTGGCCACTCCAGGCACGCGCCAGGTCGAAGTGGCCGCTCCCAGACCCTGCGCATAG
- a CDS encoding DUF2267 domain-containing protein yields MPTANAPLFEHAVQTASAWVHDVGREFDTDDRHFAYRVLRTWLQTLRDRLPVETAAHFAAQLPELLRGVYYEGWNPSAVPEKYDAQEYVSRFAVSANISVQDVHRAAPAVTAVALRHLSPGQVDKVLDRLPEEIRALLSPAA; encoded by the coding sequence GTGCCGACGGCGAACGCTCCGCTCTTCGAGCACGCGGTGCAGACGGCGAGTGCGTGGGTGCACGACGTCGGCCGCGAGTTCGACACCGACGACCGCCACTTCGCCTATCGGGTCCTGCGTACGTGGTTGCAGACGTTGCGCGACCGGCTGCCGGTGGAGACCGCCGCGCATTTCGCCGCACAGCTGCCCGAGCTGCTGCGGGGCGTTTACTACGAGGGCTGGAACCCCAGTGCGGTCCCGGAGAAGTACGACGCGCAGGAGTACGTCTCCCGTTTCGCGGTGTCGGCGAACATCTCGGTGCAGGACGTGCACCGGGCCGCTCCCGCGGTCACGGCAGTCGCCCTCCGGCACCTATCGCCGGGACAGGTGGACAAGGTGCTCGATCGGCTTCCGGAGGAAATTCGCGCGCTGCTGAGCCCGGCGGCCTAG
- a CDS encoding alpha/beta fold hydrolase, translating into MPFADRTDAGRRLARQLSHLQDEDVVVLGLPRGGVPVAFEVARALDAPLDVIVVRKLGVPFHPELGMGAIGEGDVRVINDEVVRRTGVRPDELAEVERRERIELDRRAQRFRRGRLREELPGRTAIVVDDGIATGSTAAVACRVARAQGATRVVLAVPVAPPSALAGLRNAVDELVCLETPEVFWAIGEWYADFAQTSDAEVVDLLDRAPRGRIPRSPTTRATDPDVLLRDEEVELATGVVRLAGHLSVPERSEGIVVFAHGSGSSRHSPRNRYVAIKLNRAGLGTLLFDLLAGTEEFDRRNVFDIELLASRLVEVTRWLHTQPEAQHRGVGYFGASTGAAAALWAAAEAPDLVKAVVSRGGRPDLAADRLAEVRTPTLLIVGGRDDAVLGLNRQAQARLRCESRLAVVPGATHLFEEEGALDQVAELARAWFTDHLMAVGRGA; encoded by the coding sequence ATGCCTTTCGCAGATCGGACAGATGCCGGGCGGCGGCTGGCCCGGCAATTGAGTCATCTGCAGGACGAGGACGTGGTGGTGCTCGGGTTGCCGCGTGGTGGCGTTCCGGTCGCTTTCGAGGTGGCCCGGGCGCTGGACGCACCGCTGGACGTGATCGTGGTTCGCAAGCTCGGTGTCCCCTTCCACCCTGAGCTGGGGATGGGCGCGATCGGGGAGGGCGATGTCCGGGTCATCAACGACGAGGTGGTGCGGCGAACCGGCGTGCGGCCCGACGAGCTGGCCGAGGTCGAGCGACGCGAGCGCATCGAATTGGACCGGCGGGCACAGCGGTTCCGGAGAGGCCGGCTGCGGGAGGAGCTTCCGGGGCGGACGGCGATCGTCGTCGACGACGGGATCGCGACCGGCTCGACCGCGGCGGTGGCCTGCCGCGTGGCCCGAGCGCAGGGCGCGACGCGGGTGGTGCTGGCCGTACCGGTGGCCCCGCCCAGTGCTCTGGCGGGCCTGCGGAACGCCGTGGACGAACTGGTGTGCTTGGAAACGCCCGAGGTGTTCTGGGCGATCGGTGAGTGGTATGCGGACTTCGCCCAGACTTCGGACGCGGAAGTCGTGGATTTGCTCGACAGGGCGCCGCGCGGGCGCATCCCGCGCTCCCCCACAACGCGTGCCACCGACCCCGACGTCTTGCTGCGGGACGAGGAGGTCGAGCTCGCGACCGGTGTGGTGCGCCTGGCTGGTCATCTGAGCGTTCCCGAGCGGTCCGAGGGGATCGTGGTGTTCGCACACGGCAGTGGGAGTAGCAGGCACAGCCCCCGCAACCGCTATGTGGCCATCAAGCTCAACCGGGCCGGGTTGGGGACGCTGCTGTTCGACTTGCTCGCCGGTACCGAGGAGTTCGACCGCAGGAACGTCTTCGACATCGAACTGCTGGCCTCGCGGCTGGTGGAAGTGACAAGGTGGTTGCACACCCAGCCCGAGGCCCAGCACCGCGGTGTCGGCTACTTCGGCGCGAGCACCGGTGCCGCGGCGGCACTGTGGGCGGCCGCGGAGGCACCGGATCTGGTGAAGGCCGTGGTGTCCCGCGGTGGCAGGCCGGATCTCGCGGCTGACCGGCTGGCCGAGGTGCGAACGCCGACTCTGCTGATCGTGGGCGGCCGGGACGACGCGGTGCTCGGACTGAACCGGCAAGCCCAGGCCCGGTTGCGGTGCGAGAGCCGGCTGGCGGTCGTGCCGGGCGCGACTCATCTGTTCGAGGAGGAGGGTGCTCTGGACCAAGTCGCGGAGCTGGCCCGAGCCTGGTTCACCGATCACCTCATGGCGGTCGGGCGCGGAGCCTGA
- a CDS encoding ribosome hibernation promotion factor, with amino-acid sequence MQVTDEPIIGIADYAEERVRSVFRFAHEPVLYARVRVSRHRDPAASPRAVAQASLDVNGRPVRAQVRAATSEEAIDRLHDRLQHVLERVARHWEARRGRMGSRQPHEWRHGDQPARRPPYFPRPVEESQVIRHKTFALARCGVDDAEFDMDVMDYDFHLFTEVGTGQDSVLYRTPSGFRLAQVEPDPGHLAEHALPVTVSEQRAPVLSTAEAVERMGAMDLPFLFYLDGERGRGALLYRRYDGHYGLITPSA; translated from the coding sequence GTGCAAGTCACCGATGAGCCGATCATAGGTATCGCTGACTATGCCGAGGAACGAGTCCGTTCCGTTTTTCGTTTCGCCCACGAGCCCGTGTTGTACGCGCGGGTGCGCGTGTCGCGCCATCGGGACCCCGCGGCCTCTCCGCGCGCGGTGGCGCAAGCCAGCCTCGACGTCAACGGAAGGCCGGTGCGAGCACAGGTTCGCGCGGCCACTTCGGAGGAAGCGATCGACCGGCTGCACGATCGCCTTCAGCACGTCCTGGAGCGGGTCGCCCGGCATTGGGAAGCGCGGCGGGGCCGGATGGGGTCGAGGCAACCTCATGAATGGCGCCACGGTGACCAGCCGGCGCGCCGCCCCCCGTACTTCCCGCGCCCGGTCGAGGAGAGCCAGGTGATCCGCCACAAGACCTTCGCCCTCGCGCGATGCGGTGTGGACGACGCCGAGTTCGACATGGACGTCATGGACTACGACTTCCACCTGTTCACCGAAGTGGGCACCGGTCAGGACAGCGTCTTGTACCGCACGCCGAGCGGTTTTCGGCTCGCCCAAGTCGAACCGGACCCCGGCCACCTTGCCGAGCACGCGTTGCCGGTTACCGTCAGCGAACAGCGCGCGCCTGTGCTCAGCACAGCCGAAGCTGTTGAGCGGATGGGAGCCATGGACCTTCCGTTTCTCTTCTACCTGGACGGCGAACGTGGCAGAGGGGCCCTGCTCTACCGCCGTTACGACGGGCACTACGGACTGATCACGCCTTCGGCGTAA